One segment of Alnus glutinosa chromosome 2, dhAlnGlut1.1, whole genome shotgun sequence DNA contains the following:
- the LOC133861296 gene encoding shaggy-related protein kinase eta, whose amino-acid sequence MATMPLGPSHQPPQPQTHSEIIKPLKLLPRRASEMDSDKEMSAGVIEGNDAVTGHIISTTIGGKNGEPKRTISYMAERVVGTGSFGIVFQAKCLETGETVAIKKVLQDRRYKNRELQLMRLMDHPNVVSLKHCFFSTTSKDELFLNLVMEYVPETMYQVLKHYNSVNQRMPLIFVKLYTYQIFRGLAYIHSVPGVCHRDLKPQNLLVDPLTHQVKLCDFGSAKVLVKGEANISYICSRYYRAPELIFGATEYTTSIDIWSAGCVLAELLLGQPLFPGENAVDQLVEIIKVLGTPTREEIRCMNPNYTDFRFPQIKAHPWHKVFHKRMPPEGIDLASRLLQYSPSLRCTALEACAHPFFDALREPNARLPNGRPLPPLFNFKQELQGASPELINRLVPEHVRRQTGFSWYVNVNVE is encoded by the exons GAAATGTCAGCTGGTGTTATTGAGGGGAATGATGCAGTCACTGGTCACATCATTTCCACTACTATTGGAGGCAAAAATGGCGAACCTAAACGG ACCATCAGCTACATGGCAGAGCGTGTTGTAGGTACTGGATCATTTGGAATTGTTTTTCAG GCAAAATGCTTAGAGACTGGTGAGACAGTGGCAATAAAGAAGGTCTTGCAGGATAGGCGGTATAAAAATCGTGAGCTGCAGTTAATGCGCTTGATGGATCACCCGAATGTGGTTTCTTTGAAGCATTGTTTTTTCTCTACAACAAGTAAAGATGAGCTTTTTCTGAATTTAGTAATGGAATATGTTCCTGAGACTATGTACCAGGTTCTGAAGCATTACAACAGTGTGAACCAGAGGATGCCCCTCATCTTTGTTAAACTTTACACATATCAA ATCTTTAGGGGGCTAGCATATATCCATTCTGTTCCCGGTGTTTGCCATAGGGATTTGAAGCCTCAAAATCTTTTG GTTGATCCTCTCACCCACCAAGTTAAGCTTTGCGATTTTGGGAGTGCAAAAGTCCTG GTCAAGGGCGAAGCAAATATATCGTATATATGCTCTCGTTACTATCGTGCTCCTGAACTGATATTTGGTGCAACAGAATACACAACATCAATTGATATTTGGTCGGCTGGTTGTGTCCTTGCTGAGCTTCTTCTGGGCCAG CCATTGTTTCCTGGAGAAAATGCAGTGGACCAACTTGTAGAAATTATCAAG GTTCTAGGTACTCCAACTCGAGAAGAAATTCGTTGCATGAATCCTAATTATACAGACTTCAGGTTCCCTCAAATTAAAGCTCATCCTTGGCACAAG GTTTTCCACAAACGAATGCCTCCTGAGGGAATTGACCTTGCTTCTCGGCTTCTTCAATATTCACCAAGTCTTCGCTGCACTGCG TTAGAAGCATGTGCACATCCTTTCTTTGATGCGCTACGGGAGCCCAATGCCCGCCTTCCAAATGGACGCCCGTTGCCCCCTCTTTTCAACTTCAAACAGGAA TTACAAGGAGCATCGCCAGAGTTGATCAACAGGCTAGTACCGGAGCACGTGAGGCGGCAGACTGGTTTCAGCTGGTACGTAAATGTAAACGTGGAATGA